Proteins encoded by one window of Flavobacteriales bacterium:
- a CDS encoding N-acetyltransferase — protein MELKHEFDGRKGAFYWDDSGKRLDESTYTMAGTGKLIIDHTEVDDSLQGTGKAAQLVEAIVEHARENELKIMPLCPFARLMFDKKGAEWADVHF, from the coding sequence ATGGAATTAAAACACGAATTCGACGGTCGAAAAGGAGCCTTTTATTGGGACGACTCGGGCAAGCGCCTGGACGAATCGACCTATACCATGGCCGGAACCGGGAAACTGATCATCGATCACACCGAAGTCGACGACAGCCTGCAAGGAACGGGTAAGGCTGCTCAACTCGTCGAAGCCATAGTAGAACACGCCCGAGAAAACGAATTAAAGATCATGCCCTTGTGCCCCTTTGCTCGATTGATGTTCGACAAAAAAGGAGCCGAATGGGCCGATGTACATTTTTGA
- a CDS encoding heme-binding domain-containing protein translates to MTKKRILILVALVLLGIQAIRPNRSVPEVDPSKDFAAMYPGDPEIEQLFKDACYDCHSHETKYPWYSEIAPVSWIIQDHVNHGKGHLNFNEWGNRGKAKRSHALEEMVEETMEGEMPLKPYANMHPEARLTKGERKQLVGWWKTLRP, encoded by the coding sequence ATGACCAAGAAAAGAATCCTCATACTCGTAGCCCTTGTCCTTCTCGGAATACAGGCCATTCGACCCAATAGGTCGGTTCCCGAAGTGGATCCGTCCAAAGATTTCGCAGCGATGTATCCCGGTGACCCCGAGATCGAACAGCTTTTCAAAGACGCTTGCTACGATTGTCATTCACACGAGACCAAGTACCCTTGGTATTCAGAGATCGCCCCCGTTAGCTGGATCATCCAGGATCACGTAAACCACGGGAAAGGCCATCTCAATTTCAACGAATGGGGTAACCGCGGAAAAGCCAAGCGCTCACACGCCCTCGAAGAAATGGTCGAAGAGACCATGGAAGGTGAAATGCCGCTCAAGCCCTACGCCAACATGCATCCCGAAGCGCGGCTTACCAAAGGTGAGCGCAAACAACTGGTCGGTTGGTGGAAAACCTTGAGGCCTTAG
- a CDS encoding zinc-binding dehydrogenase, whose protein sequence is MKTMKAAVTLKAGGPEVIQVEERIPASKEGWVLVRVRAAGMNRSEMYTRQGHSPNVDFPRIQGIECVGEVVEDPSGTYESGRQVAALMGEMGREYDGGYVEYALLPLFILKPFSSPLPWATLGAVPEMYQTVGGSLISALDIQEGFTFLIRGGTSSIGLLSIQLAKMKGLSVIATTRNPDRADFLYDHGASEVVVDDGQISDRVRNLRPKGVEKVLELVGTATLRDSLQCCAKRGVVCMTGILGNSWGLENFQPLGDIPPTVRLTAYSGGPEDLSSEQLQEFLDGVAAGMIKLPLGPTLRIYQVAEAHQMMEDSSAKGKMVILMD, encoded by the coding sequence ATGAAGACAATGAAAGCGGCTGTAACGCTCAAGGCGGGTGGCCCTGAGGTCATTCAGGTCGAAGAGCGAATTCCGGCCAGCAAGGAGGGGTGGGTATTGGTTCGCGTTCGTGCTGCGGGCATGAATAGATCCGAAATGTATACCCGACAGGGCCATAGCCCGAACGTCGATTTTCCCAGGATTCAGGGAATTGAGTGTGTCGGAGAAGTCGTTGAAGACCCCTCAGGAACCTATGAGTCTGGTCGGCAAGTTGCCGCCTTAATGGGTGAAATGGGCCGTGAATATGATGGCGGATATGTAGAATACGCTCTTCTACCACTATTTATTCTGAAGCCCTTTTCGAGTCCTTTGCCGTGGGCCACTCTGGGTGCTGTTCCCGAAATGTATCAGACCGTCGGCGGTTCGCTCATATCGGCCTTGGACATTCAAGAAGGTTTCACCTTCTTGATTCGAGGAGGAACTTCGTCTATTGGACTGCTTTCCATTCAACTAGCCAAAATGAAAGGCCTTTCGGTCATCGCTACTACGCGGAATCCCGATAGAGCCGACTTCCTATATGATCACGGGGCTTCTGAAGTCGTTGTCGACGATGGTCAAATATCGGATCGCGTTCGTAATCTTCGGCCCAAAGGCGTTGAGAAGGTCCTTGAGTTAGTGGGAACAGCAACATTGCGCGATTCGCTGCAGTGTTGCGCAAAGCGCGGGGTCGTGTGTATGACCGGAATTCTGGGGAATTCCTGGGGACTCGAAAATTTTCAGCCCCTGGGCGATATTCCTCCTACGGTTCGCCTAACGGCTTACAGTGGTGGTCCAGAAGACCTCTCCTCTGAACAATTACAGGAGTTTCTCGACGGGGTGGCAGCAGGCATGATCAAGTTGCCACTTGGCCCAACTCTGCGAATCTATCAGGTAGCAGAGGCACATCAAATGATGGAGGATAGCTCAGCTAAAGGCAAAATGGTCATTTTGATGGACTAA
- a CDS encoding OmpA family protein, whose product MKKFVLFLLVFGLAAGCVPIKKFEELQANYDQSQEELARLKTENSELSMTLKEIEAERDKLAKAVKALEADTTSKGKQLRALKRSYQELNDSYELLIENNNSLIARNAEENRRLLEEMQLLEAKLQGKEDSLRMRAEEMDSISTALMAREAKVNELQRMLTEKDSAAEALRKSVADALLGFKGKGVNVEEKDGRIYVTLDNSLLFESGKWDVGSEGTQALDQLSAVLADNPDINILIEGHTDDDKYYGGQVIKDNWDLSVMRATSVVKILTKNKGVDPTRVTAAGRSEYLPVASNEEDAGKAKNRRIEIILIPDYQALLDLINE is encoded by the coding sequence ATGAAGAAGTTTGTGCTGTTTTTACTGGTTTTCGGCCTCGCGGCCGGATGCGTTCCGATCAAAAAATTCGAAGAATTACAAGCGAACTACGACCAAAGTCAAGAAGAATTGGCCCGCTTGAAGACGGAGAATTCGGAGCTTTCGATGACCCTCAAGGAAATAGAGGCCGAGCGCGATAAGTTGGCGAAAGCGGTTAAGGCATTGGAAGCCGATACGACCTCAAAAGGCAAGCAACTGCGAGCCTTGAAGAGGAGCTACCAGGAACTCAACGACAGCTACGAGCTGCTGATCGAGAACAACAATTCGCTCATCGCGCGAAATGCCGAAGAAAACCGCCGACTGCTCGAAGAGATGCAGCTGCTCGAGGCCAAGCTTCAGGGCAAGGAAGATTCGCTCCGCATGCGGGCCGAGGAGATGGACAGTATTTCAACGGCCTTGATGGCACGCGAAGCCAAAGTGAACGAACTTCAGCGCATGCTCACCGAAAAAGATTCGGCTGCCGAAGCCCTGCGCAAGAGCGTGGCGGATGCACTGCTCGGATTCAAAGGTAAAGGGGTGAACGTTGAAGAAAAAGACGGCCGTATTTACGTGACCTTGGACAACAGCTTGCTGTTCGAGTCGGGCAAATGGGATGTAGGTTCAGAGGGGACTCAGGCCCTGGATCAACTCTCAGCCGTGTTGGCAGATAACCCCGACATCAACATCTTGATCGAGGGCCATACCGACGACGATAAGTACTACGGCGGACAGGTCATCAAAGACAATTGGGACCTCAGCGTGATGCGCGCGACCAGCGTCGTGAAGATCCTGACCAAGAACAAGGGAGTAGACCCTACTCGCGTAACTGCGGCCGGTCGCTCAGAGTACTTGCCGGTGGCCTCGAACGAAGAAGATGCCGGAAAGGCCAAGAATCGCCGCATCGAGATCATTTTGATTCCCGATTATCAGGCGTTGTTGGATTTGATCAACGAGTAA
- a CDS encoding four helix bundle protein, with protein MRDYKNNSVRREGLELFSAIYVATKSFPQDERFGLSSQMMRSALSIPSIIAEGCGRHSNKEFGRFLEIALGSIHELDTRVHARKTLRLLRSSESEIDSRILNRKR; from the coding sequence ATGAGAGATTACAAAAATAACAGCGTTAGGAGAGAAGGGCTCGAATTGTTTTCAGCCATTTATGTAGCTACAAAATCGTTTCCTCAGGATGAGCGGTTTGGACTCTCAAGCCAAATGATGCGGTCTGCTTTATCCATCCCCTCGATTATTGCGGAAGGATGCGGTCGCCATTCGAACAAGGAGTTCGGCCGCTTTCTTGAAATTGCTCTAGGGTCAATTCATGAATTAGATACTCGGGTTCACGCCCGCAAAACGTTGCGCCTTTTACGGTCATCCGAGTCCGAAATTGATTCGAGAATACTGAATCGAAAAAGATAA
- a CDS encoding ComF family protein — translation MHIPRFILQPAEALSFLFFPNHCLHCKAEMYHGERHICARCRRLLHYTDHPHIHRNELHRLFDGRFPLTAAAALWYFDNEGPTRSLLHALKYGGGLSAGWPFGAELGRRIVNHEFKAEALCPVPLHPKRQRKRGFNQAEVIARGISHTTGIPVWDGLKRVRKTESQTKKDAWSRRQNVENVFALRWPNKPVPSSLWMVDDVITTGSTLESACITIAPQAQIGILALAWAQKA, via the coding sequence ATGCATATTCCACGTTTCATCCTCCAGCCCGCAGAGGCGCTCAGTTTCCTGTTTTTCCCCAACCACTGTCTACACTGCAAGGCCGAAATGTACCACGGCGAGCGGCATATTTGCGCTCGATGCAGGCGGTTATTACACTACACCGATCACCCGCACATTCACCGAAACGAGCTGCATCGCCTCTTCGACGGTCGCTTTCCTTTAACGGCGGCGGCGGCTTTGTGGTACTTCGACAATGAGGGCCCAACCCGTTCTCTCCTCCACGCGCTTAAATATGGGGGCGGCCTCTCGGCCGGATGGCCATTTGGTGCCGAGCTCGGCCGTCGAATTGTAAATCACGAGTTCAAAGCCGAGGCTTTGTGTCCCGTGCCACTGCACCCCAAACGACAGCGGAAGCGAGGGTTTAATCAGGCCGAGGTCATCGCCCGGGGCATTTCCCACACTACCGGGATCCCGGTTTGGGACGGACTGAAGCGAGTGCGAAAAACCGAGTCACAGACCAAAAAAGACGCTTGGTCGCGCCGCCAAAACGTAGAAAACGTATTTGCTTTGAGGTGGCCGAACAAGCCCGTACCCTCGAGCTTGTGGATGGTCGATGACGTAATTACTACCGGAAGCACCTTAGAAAGCGCTTGCATAACAATCGCGCCGCAGGCGCAAATCGGTATTTTAGCCCTCGCTTGGGCGCAAAAGGCATAA
- a CDS encoding restriction endonuclease, translating to MPVATTIENFITPWANQKARNFDSWHSMCSYLGAFPPSLANYFIRYFTKEGDLVFDPFSGRGTTALEARILNRNSLATDLNPIALALSHAKNAELTKDEIFARIDELERKYDPSLYQQEANAQPVEVHLIFHPRTLAQLCYLRRKLLKSEHPLDRYLIGISLGVLHGGERANGTSGYASIDMPNTFSMSPDYVRKFVQKNQLNRFYRDVFGLLREKTERLYKKHTGLKQSGHVFKANAKSLSTNELLLPFKKKVNLILTSPPYLGIVNYAKQNWIRSWFLNEDPTEVSAELDDDLNLDEWIKFSKEVAIQLKSFLKKDGIAVFVIGDVAKSRTSVIPLAREFARLIRENNIFKNVWCINDAISDTDKTTRIWADTKGNATATDRVVFLSDINPFEKFAKCKDIQPMDFKFIEKNTKYIIG from the coding sequence ATGCCAGTAGCAACTACAATCGAAAATTTCATCACGCCATGGGCAAACCAAAAAGCAAGAAATTTTGACTCATGGCATTCCATGTGTTCATATTTGGGTGCCTTTCCGCCCTCTCTTGCTAACTACTTTATCAGATATTTTACAAAAGAAGGAGATTTAGTATTCGACCCGTTTTCTGGGAGAGGGACAACCGCACTTGAAGCAAGAATTCTCAACCGTAACTCGCTTGCAACAGATTTAAACCCCATTGCACTTGCTTTGAGCCATGCAAAGAATGCCGAGTTAACAAAAGATGAAATATTTGCCCGAATAGATGAACTCGAACGTAAATATGACCCTTCATTATATCAGCAAGAGGCAAATGCACAACCTGTTGAAGTCCATTTAATATTCCACCCGCGAACTTTAGCACAACTTTGTTATTTAAGAAGAAAGCTCTTGAAATCAGAGCACCCACTTGACAGATATCTCATTGGAATATCACTTGGGGTATTGCATGGCGGTGAACGTGCTAATGGAACATCAGGTTATGCATCCATTGATATGCCTAACACTTTCAGTATGTCCCCCGACTATGTTCGGAAATTCGTTCAAAAAAATCAGCTTAACAGATTCTATCGTGATGTATTCGGCTTGTTGAGAGAAAAGACAGAACGGCTTTATAAGAAACATACTGGGCTAAAACAATCAGGGCACGTGTTTAAAGCAAATGCCAAATCCTTATCAACGAATGAACTCTTGTTACCCTTCAAAAAGAAAGTCAATCTAATATTAACTTCTCCACCCTACCTTGGAATTGTGAATTATGCAAAGCAAAATTGGATTCGGAGTTGGTTTCTCAATGAAGACCCAACAGAGGTTTCAGCCGAATTAGATGATGACCTAAATCTTGATGAGTGGATAAAATTCTCAAAAGAGGTGGCAATTCAGTTAAAATCCTTCTTAAAAAAAGACGGAATTGCAGTATTTGTCATAGGAGACGTTGCTAAATCTCGTACAAGTGTAATTCCTCTTGCAAGGGAGTTTGCCAGATTAATCAGAGAGAACAATATATTCAAGAATGTGTGGTGTATTAATGATGCCATTTCAGATACTGACAAAACAACCAGAATTTGGGCAGACACGAAAGGAAATGCAACAGCTACTGACCGTGTTGTTTTTCTTTCAGATATCAATCCGTTTGAAAAATTTGCCAAATGCAAAGACATTCAACCAATGGACTTTAAGTTCATAGAGAAAAATACAAAATACATTATTGGCTAA